CGGTCCGAGACCGTCTCACACCGCTCGGCGACCGCTTCGCTCGTCGTCGCCTGCTCGTCGGTCGCCGCCGAGACAGACGCGATGCCGTCGGCCGTCTCCGCGACGGTATCGGCCACGTCGTCGAGCCGCGCCATCGCCGTGGTGACCTGCTCGGCCCCAGTGTCGATTCCGTCGATGGCCTCGTTGAGCTGTGCAACGGTGTCGTCTGTGGCTTCGCGAACCGCAGCCAGCGTCGTTTCGATTTCCGCAGCCTGCTGCTGGGACTCCTCGGCGAGCCCCTTGATTTCGTCTGCAACGACGGCGAACCCGTCTGTGTCGGTGGTGTCGCTCGCCCGCGCCGCCTCTATCGAGGCGTTCAGCGCGAGCATATTCGTCTGGTCGGCGATACGGTCGATGCCGGCCAGTGCATCGGCAATACGGTCGACCCGGTCCTCCAGGGCGGCCACCTCCGCGGCAACTGCCTGCCCCAGTTCGCGGACCTCGTCCATCGACTCGATGGCGTCGGATGCGGCCTCCCGGCCGTCGTTTGCCGCATCCGTCGCCCGCTGGCTCTGCTCGCTGACCTCGGTCGCGGTCGCAGCGATCTCCTCGATTGTGGCGGAAAGCGACGAGACGTCGTCGGCGATCTGCTGTGCGTCGGTCGCCTGTGCCGTTGCGCGGTCGTCAATCGCCGCGAGTTGCTCGCCGACGGTCGCCGACGCCGCCTGAACGACATCAAGTGCGCCCTGTGCGTTTGCGACCGCTCGCTCCTCTGTCACGGCCGTCGACTGGTCCGGAACGGAGGGATAGTGGTCTGAAGCCATAATCAGCTACTGTCCCTCCGATTCATAGTCGAGTTGTACAGTTTATCGGTACTTTGTGCCACGTCTCCCCACTGATCCCCGGGCATTTATACTGAATCCGAATCTGTGTTCGCGAGATATAACCCTGTTGTCGCTGGCAACACCCGCCAGACGGGAGCGCGCGCAAGGGAAAACGGCCTATTTGGCCCCCTCTTGCCGGAACTGGGGGCAACAAACGTCCAAAATTCCAGTGTGCATATACGGACTTTCTTGACGGAGAACAACCTTATATCCATAATATCATACCCTAATCTGGACGGTCGTCTACCATATCCCCTCTAATTTCCGTGTTCATAAAGGCAAACCTTATGTAGTGTTGTTACCAGAGCCTTTCTCGTGAAAGAGTTGAAGAAGTTGAGCCAAAGTGGGGCAAAGTTGGACATGCAGACGGCTGTCGATACGAAAACGAAACAGGTGAGCTAGAAATGAGCTACACTGCACTACAGGTAGATCCGAGCGTACTCGCAGAGGGGGTTAACCTGCTGTGGGTACTGGTGGTATCGTTCCTGATTTTCTTCATGCACGCGGGCTTCGCCATGCTGGAGGCGGGCCAGGTGCGCTCGAAGAACGTCGCGAACCAGCTAACGAAGAACCTCCTGACCTGGTCGGTCGGCGTGACGGTGTTCTTCCTGATCGGCTCGGGGATCAGTGCCCTGGTCGGCGGGAGCGGCTTCTCGCCCGCCTTCGGCGCAGGGGCCGCAAACGACTACGTCGGCTGGCTGTTCGGTGCCGTCTTCGCGATGACGGCGGCGACCATCGTCTCCGGCGCGGTCGCTGGACGGGCCAAGCTCCGTGCGTACATCACGTACACGTTCCTGCTGGCGGCGGTCATCTACCCAGTCGTCACCGGGATCACGTGGGCCGGCGCGTACATCAGCTTCGGCGGCGAGGCGTTCCACGACTTCGCCGGCGGGATGATCGTCCACGGCATGGGCGGCATCGCGGGCCTCACGGCGGCGTACGTCCTCGGCCCACGCATGGGCCGGTACAACGAGGACGGCTCCGCGAACGTCATTCCGGGCCACTCCCTGACGTTCGCCGTTCTGGGAACGCTCATCCTCGCGTTCGGCTGGTACGGCTTCAACGTCGGGACGGCGGCGACCGTCTTCGTCGTTGAGGACGGATCGCTCGCCCTCGGCGCGTTCGCGACGGTCGGCCGCGTCGCGATGACGACGACCATCGCGATGGCCTGCGGTGCGATGGGTGCCGGACTGGTCGCGTGGCTGAAGACCGGGAAGGTCGACACCCTGTACGTGGCAAACGGGCTGCTCGCCGGGCTGGTCGGCATCACGGCGATCCCCGACACCACGACGTGG
The genomic region above belongs to Haloarcula hispanica ATCC 33960 and contains:
- a CDS encoding ammonium transporter encodes the protein MSYTALQVDPSVLAEGVNLLWVLVVSFLIFFMHAGFAMLEAGQVRSKNVANQLTKNLLTWSVGVTVFFLIGSGISALVGGSGFSPAFGAGAANDYVGWLFGAVFAMTAATIVSGAVAGRAKLRAYITYTFLLAAVIYPVVTGITWAGAYISFGGEAFHDFAGGMIVHGMGGIAGLTAAYVLGPRMGRYNEDGSANVIPGHSLTFAVLGTLILAFGWYGFNVGTAATVFVVEDGSLALGAFATVGRVAMTTTIAMACGAMGAGLVAWLKTGKVDTLYVANGLLAGLVGITAIPDTTTWWGAIVVGGLAGGQLPVVFSFIENRMKIDDVCAVFPVHGSAGVLGTLLFPFVATSGTVGSVVNAFIAQLIGVAAIAGWTIVATGVVWYALKAAGQARVTPEHEQEGLDVSEHGVETYPEFGGGESVVADGGKVSPSMRTDGGSQDD